A genomic region of Amphiura filiformis chromosome 6, Afil_fr2py, whole genome shotgun sequence contains the following coding sequences:
- the LOC140154387 gene encoding gamma-glutamyl hydrolase-like → MYHHTNVMSSATSKLWHIISFLIIVVSFLSYNVTSRALSNDSQLELNERPIIGVLTQTNPDDQDEAYVFASYVRWVESAGARVVPVLINQKESYYDKLYESINGVLFPGGNLTEHTIVESPTGKISNYFYQRSIKEFDKKGDYFPVWGTCQGLELLSQLTAGKDLLANTFNTTEINLPLVLHKGENTVHTVTVTMSLINIS, encoded by the exons ATGTATCACCATACGAACGTGATGTCTTCTGCTACCTCCAAACTTTGGCATATTATCTCATTTCTTATCATTGTTGTCAGCTTTTTATCGTACAATGTGACATCAAGGGCTTTATCGAATGATTCTCAACTGGAATTAAATGAACGACCAATAATTG GTGTTTTAACACAGACCAACCCCGATGACCAGGATGAAGCCTATGTCTTTGCTTCATATGTCAGGTGGGTTGAGTCTGCTGGCGCCAGAGTTGTACCAGTTCTTATCAACCAAAAGGAATCATATTATGACAAACTTTACGAGTCGATAAATGG CGTGTTGTTTCCTGGTGGTAATCTGACCGAACACACTATTGTAGAATCTCCAACAGGAAAGATTTCAAACTATTTCTACCAACGATCCATAAAG GAATTTGACAAGAAAGGAGATTATTTTCCAGTATGGGGAACATGTCAAGGACTTGAACTCTTGTCTCAATTGACTGCCGGGAAAGATTTACTAGCAAACACCTTCAACACAACTGAAATTAATCTACCACTTGTACTGCACAAAGGTGAGAACACGGTACACACCGTGACTGTCACAATGTCTTTGATTAATATAAGTTAA
- the LOC140154217 gene encoding gamma-glutamyl hydrolase-like — MLKNVTENSHSWSVTTKNFSSNAELRKFYRILSTNFDDKGVEFISTMEAYEYPIYATQWHPEANQFKWVTDRVVPHSLEAVRASQQMANFFVNEARKNQHKFESEEEEAAYLIYNYCPYVEVSLGREVYVFDV; from the exons ATGCTTAAGAATGTAACGGAAAATTCCCACAGTTGGAGTGTGACGACAAag AATTTTAGTAGCAACGCCGAACTCCGCAAATTTTATCGTATTTTGTCCACTAACTTTGACGATAAAGGCGTCGAGTTTATTTCGACAATGGAAG CATACGAATATCCAATTTATGCTACGCAGTGGCACCCCGAGGCTAACCAGTTCAAGTGGGTAACAGATCGTGTGGTTCCACACTCTCTTGAAGCAGTCAGAGCATCGCAACAAATGGCCAACTTTTTCGTTAACGAAG ccCGTAAAAATCAACACAAATTTGAAAGTGAGGAAGAGGAAGCAGCTTATCTGATTTACAACTACTGTCCCTATGTTGAAGTTTCTCTAGGGAGAGAGGTGTACGTATTTGATGTTTGA
- the LOC140154388 gene encoding uncharacterized protein, with amino-acid sequence MNTRTLKNPHKQLELCALAKKYRIEVLAIQEHRIVHSDNSELQFEDLPEGFQLITASAYRNKIGASIGGVGILLSSSAKRAMLSVRFITSRILQVTLGGNPKTTIITTYSPTNVSDEEDVEEHYKQLNAATKSVPAHNVLIIAGDFNARIGLDDAKFAYHQNTNRNGDFLLEFAQENNLIITNTTFQKKKSKLWTCVLPSGFRAQLDYVLIRKKWKNCVINTQAYNSFASTGSDHMIVTANIRLSLRANNKSPSKRVKYDWAKLATDPELQNRYTLEIKNRYSVLSDDNCADQTQKYNYLIQANKEAAEKVMPKLPKKQRKALCFDSRVEQARQHLTEVNKRHVKENTKDTHLEFEQSKDELDQAYERANREFIENKLKEYEEANLNHRHKLAWGIINCVSGRKKVRSGRLKDDNKVERLKKWHDHFKNLLGNPPQVTMENEDIPTIFHELPIRTDAFDMEEYQKAKMAIKEGKSYGEDGIPPEVIKRCNIDIIILDFCNQVLLNRQKPNQWSILNLIPVPKSGDLSLTANYRGISLSSIVAKTFNRMLLNRIRPHLDDKLRQNQCGFREKRSTTEQILALRRIIEGIEEKNLSAVVTLYY; translated from the coding sequence ATGAATACAAGGACATTGAAAAACCCGCACAAACAACTTGAACTATGTGCATTAGCCAAGAAATACAGAATTGAAGTACTTGCTATCCAGGAGCACAGGATAGTTCACAGCGACAACAGTGAACTCCAATTTGAAGATCTCCCAGAAGGTTTCCAACTGATAACAGCCTCTGCCTACAGAAACAAGATAGGAGCATCAATAGGTGGAGTGGGCATTCTTCTTAGTTCATCTGCTAAGAGAGCAATGTTATCTGTCAGATTCATAACATCAAGAATTTTACAAGTTACACTGGGTGGAAATCCAAAGACTACCATAATTACTACCTACTCACCAACGAACGTCTCGGATGAAGAAGATGTTGAAGAACACTACAAACAGCTGAATGCAGCTACAAAATCTGTACCTGCTCATAACGTATTAATAATTGCAGGAGATTTTAATGCAAGAATTGGACTGGATGATGCAAAATTTGCATACCACCAAAACACAAACAGAAACGGAGACTTCCTACTTGAGTTTGCACAGGAGAACAACCTTATCATCACCAATACCACATTTCAGAAGAAGAAGTCAAAACTTTGGACATGTGTGCTGCCGAGTGGATTCAGAGCACAACTGGATTATGTTTTAATCAGGAAGAAGTGGAAAAATTGTGTAATTAATACACAAGCCTACAACTCTTTCGCAAGCACAGGTTCAGATCATATGATAGTGACTGCAAACATCCGACTCAGTCTAAGAGCCAACAACAAATCACCTTCAAAGAGAGTGAAATATGATTGGGCCAAACTAGCAACAGACCCTGAACTTCAGAACAGGTATACTCTGGAGATTAAAAACAGATATTCTGTTTTATCTGATGATAATTGTGCAGaccaaacacaaaaatataattACCTGATTCAGGCCAACAAGGAGGCTGCTGAAAAAGTAATGCCTAAACtaccaaagaaacaaagaaaagcaCTTTGCTTTGACTCAAGAGTAGAACAAGCTAGACAACACCTAACAGAAGTCAACAAGAGACACGTCAAAGAGAATACCAAAGATACTCATTTAGAATTTGAGCAGAGCAAGGATGAACTAGACCAGGCATATGAAAGAGCAAATAGGGAGTTCATAGAGAACAAGTTGAAGGAATATGAAGAGGCCAATCTGAACCACAGACATAAACTAGCATGGGGTATCATCAATTGTGTTAGTGGTAGGAAAAAGGTAAGGAGTGGAAGACTAAAGGATGACAACAAAGTAGAAAGACTGAAGAAATGGCATGACCATTTCAAGAACCTACTAGGGAATCCACCACAAGTGACAATGGAAAATGAGGATATACCAACTATATTTCATGAACTACCCATCAGAACAGATGCTTTTGATATGGAGGAATACCAGAAAGCAAAGATGGCTATTAAGGAAGGCAAGAGTTATGGAGAAGATGGTATTCCACCAGAGGTGATCAAGAGATGCAATATTGACATAATCATACTTGATTTTTGCAATCAAGTACTACTAAACCGACAGAAACCTAACCAGTGGTCCATCTTGAACCTCATACCAGTACCTAAGAGCGGCGATCTCAGCCTAACAGCCAACTACAGGGGAATCAGCCTAAGCTCAATAGTTGCTAAAACATTCAACAGGATGCTCTTGAACAGGATCAGACCACACCTTGATGATAAGCTCAGACAGAATCAATGTGGCTTTAGAGAAAAGAGATCGACCACTGAGCAGATTCTTGCCTTGAGAAGGATTATTGAGGGCATTGAAGAAAAGAACCTCTCTGCAGTGGTAACATTATATTATTGA